Sequence from the Christiangramia fulva genome:
TCAGTTCTTTTATATTCTTGCCGGGTATTCCTTTACTCCCTCCCCTGGCAGGTATAAGTCCAAGTACTTTCATTGATCGAGATTTGAAACGATCGGAAAATCAGCGTCAATAGCTTCTTTTTTCTTCAGATATTCAGGAATCATTCCCTGCGAAATATTCTGATAGGCCCTTCGAAGCTTTTCCGTAGTCAGATCTTTAATTCTACAAATTTTCCCCGGATTTCCCTGCTTGAAAGGGGTAATTTTTCCTGATTCGTATTCTTTAAGTACTATTGGTAAAATTTTTCCGGCCTGAAGGATCACTTTGTTTCCTATATCATGTAAACTGTCATGCTCTTCCAGTTCCGGTCGCAATTGATGCAGGATTCCTCCGGCATCGACTTCTGCAGTAGCCAGGTGTATGGTAGCTCCAACCAGCTCCGGTCTTCCGTCTATCAGAGGAAAAAGATTGGTGGCCGAACCTTTATACCAGGGAGATAGTCCCAAATGGAGATTGATAACCCTCTGCGGAAAGGCTTTTAATAGCTCATTTTGAATGATGGAGGTACCGAAAAGAATAATATAATCGGGATCAATATCATTAAGAACCTTTAATGTTAATTCTGAATTGATATCGCCATGAGCCATCTTTAGCTGTAGTACCGTTTGTGGGAAACCTTCTTTACCGAAAAATTCGATTTCCGATTCCTCCCTTTTTCTGAGATGTATTTTCTGAAACTCCGCGTCCTCATACTCAAGGCTTGAAGTATCTGAAATCTTGGTTGATTTTTCCTCGCTGATAATAAGCTTTAGATCGGTCTGCTCCTCCAGACACCTCGCGATATACTGATGCCTGTAACTATTGCTGGTAAGAAGTACCGTTTTCATAGCGATGCCAATTGGAAAATTCAGGGTTTTCGAACAGATTTTTCCTCTGGAAGAGATTTGCTTTTCCGCCGGGAAGATCGTTGCAGTCATACCTTCCAAGCAGGAAAGGATTCTCTGCAGGATTTTTATTTATGGCTCTTTCCATACTGAAAGCCATTTCATAACCTGTTTTGGCTAAAGGTATGGAAAGATTTTTACAGGCCTCAAAAGAACCATAAGGATAACTGAAGGCTTTTGCTCTTCCCCCGAACCGGCTGATAAAGAACTCCTGACTTTTTTCAAGTTCTTTTTTCACTTTTTCAGCTGGCAGCATTCCCAAAGGATCATGATAATGTCCATGAGAACCAAGACTGCCTTCCCCCCATAATTCGGCAAGCTGTTCTTCACCCATATAGAGTTCATTCGCCATTTCGGCTTTATCAAAATGATCTTTAAAAAGAGGGCTAATGATCTTCCTCAGTTCCTCGAATCCCAACCTGAAATTCAGGAGGTATTTTAGTCTGGCAACTTCTTCCTCATCATAGTTATAATGGATTATAGCCTTGTTTTTTTCCTCATCGCTCAGCTTGATCGTCCACTTCTTTTCTATTTCCTTACGGAGCTCCACAGGAGATATCCTTGATCGAAGA
This genomic interval carries:
- a CDS encoding polysaccharide deacetylase family protein, encoding MLAVANFHYIRKSFETEYPSIFGVTPDRFRKQLQKLAKYGQFVSQKDILKGISEDKKAILITFDDGLKEQFELAKPILDEMKIPFICFVNTSNFSEKKVSLVHQIHLLRSRISPVELRKEIEKKWTIKLSDEEKNKAIIHYNYDEEEVARLKYLLNFRLGFEELRKIISPLFKDHFDKAEMANELYMGEEQLAELWGEGSLGSHGHYHDPLGMLPAEKVKKELEKSQEFFISRFGGRAKAFSYPYGSFEACKNLSIPLAKTGYEMAFSMERAINKNPAENPFLLGRYDCNDLPGGKANLFQRKNLFENPEFSNWHRYENGTSYQQ
- a CDS encoding formyltransferase family protein; the protein is MKTVLLTSNSYRHQYIARCLEEQTDLKLIISEEKSTKISDTSSLEYEDAEFQKIHLRKREESEIEFFGKEGFPQTVLQLKMAHGDINSELTLKVLNDIDPDYIILFGTSIIQNELLKAFPQRVINLHLGLSPWYKGSATNLFPLIDGRPELVGATIHLATAEVDAGGILHQLRPELEEHDSLHDIGNKVILQAGKILPIVLKEYESGKITPFKQGNPGKICRIKDLTTEKLRRAYQNISQGMIPEYLKKKEAIDADFPIVSNLDQ